In Candidatus Nitrosotenuis uzonensis, one DNA window encodes the following:
- a CDS encoding CBS domain-containing protein: MSLDVIHEHMHKIMREKINSIVSKATVIEPTMKVSQVISNMAGSNTFDAFCRKNNATFNVNIRDLLQSKDITRMSVEPFFNTVSSLSENSTVEEAVRIITHNRIRSAPVVKGDQVVGIVESKSILKLISELDNKWIKANQFFTPNPIVIDKQTPLSTARRIMTDKRIDHLPVVNNNEVSQVLTSYHLLKTILPRERVGKKDIGAKKIRNLESSVGNLGTNRMASCSPLDDLSTVLSTMLHANTTFCLVTLRSGLQGIITYRDILNLLVTKQKSAVPLFVVGMPAEDNSDIITRKFTKTLDRLAKVYPDILEARVYVKKLHGTGSRYNYEVSTLIATPTKRDSFSTTNYDLSKAFDELSSIILRKLSKRAKRRYKISIRKMV; this comes from the coding sequence ATGAGTCTTGATGTAATTCACGAACATATGCACAAGATAATGAGAGAAAAAATCAACTCCATCGTGAGCAAGGCTACTGTAATAGAGCCCACAATGAAGGTCTCTCAAGTAATTTCTAATATGGCCGGTTCCAATACGTTTGATGCCTTTTGTAGGAAAAACAACGCAACATTTAACGTAAACATTCGCGATCTTCTACAAAGTAAAGACATAACGCGCATGAGCGTAGAGCCGTTTTTCAACACAGTTTCAAGCCTATCTGAAAATAGCACCGTTGAAGAGGCCGTACGCATTATTACACATAACCGAATAAGATCTGCTCCTGTGGTAAAAGGCGATCAGGTGGTAGGAATAGTGGAATCAAAGAGCATCTTAAAACTGATCTCTGAGCTTGACAATAAATGGATAAAGGCAAACCAGTTCTTCACACCAAATCCAATAGTGATTGACAAGCAGACCCCGCTTAGCACTGCAAGGAGAATAATGACTGACAAGAGAATTGATCACTTGCCGGTGGTCAACAATAACGAAGTCTCTCAAGTACTGACGTCATACCATCTACTCAAGACAATTCTTCCACGGGAGCGCGTTGGCAAAAAAGACATTGGAGCAAAGAAGATACGAAACTTGGAATCCTCCGTTGGGAATCTTGGGACAAACAGGATGGCAAGTTGCTCACCACTTGATGACCTAAGTACAGTTCTTAGTACAATGCTCCACGCAAATACCACGTTCTGCCTTGTGACACTGCGTTCTGGCCTGCAGGGTATAATCACTTACAGGGATATTCTAAATTTGCTTGTCACAAAACAAAAGAGCGCCGTTCCATTGTTTGTGGTGGGAATGCCAGCAGAGGACAACTCTGATATAATCACTCGCAAATTCACAAAAACACTTGACAGATTAGCCAAAGTATATCCGGACATTCTGGAGGCAAGAGTATATGTGAAAAAATTACATGGCACTGGTAGCAGATACAACTATGAGGTCTCAACACTCATAGCAACCCCGACCAAGAGAGACAGCTTTTCTACTACCAATTATGATTTATCAAAAGCATTTGATGAGTTATCATCAATAATACTAAGAAAGCTCTCCAAGC
- a CDS encoding CBS domain-containing protein produces the protein MKAMKLKNSSLDQILRNSITVQQNSTLLEARDVLLRHKLSRLPVVDSNGRPVGMITEKDFVRTIYEYGGRSIEKILVRDFMSKNLITVKRSDTVYDCAKLMSGNKISSILVLNDDGKLAGIVTKTDLVSIFLTRATSSLSVSEIMTPHVITVMPADSLLLVESLLVKHKISRIVVERNKRPVGIITNRDFLPAKMPRWIRQFADPKEVEEYRLNPKPDEFRMNQLSYILSFRAEDIMTANPITVGASEDVSVAALLMIRNGISGLPVVSKSKLVGIITKSDIVNAIAKR, from the coding sequence ATGAAGGCAATGAAGTTAAAAAATTCCAGTCTTGATCAAATACTGAGGAATTCGATCACAGTGCAACAGAATTCTACATTGCTTGAGGCAAGAGATGTTTTGCTAAGGCACAAGCTGAGCAGACTGCCCGTCGTTGATTCTAATGGAAGACCGGTAGGCATGATCACAGAAAAAGACTTTGTTAGAACAATATACGAGTATGGAGGCAGATCAATTGAGAAGATCCTAGTAAGAGATTTTATGTCAAAAAACCTGATAACTGTAAAAAGATCTGACACCGTTTATGATTGTGCAAAGCTTATGAGCGGCAATAAGATCAGTTCGATTTTGGTTTTAAATGATGATGGCAAGCTTGCAGGCATTGTGACAAAGACAGACCTAGTCTCCATATTCTTGACACGTGCTACAAGTTCTTTGTCCGTTTCCGAGATTATGACCCCCCATGTGATCACCGTTATGCCTGCAGATTCGCTTTTACTAGTAGAAAGCCTTCTTGTAAAACACAAAATCTCACGAATAGTTGTGGAAAGGAACAAACGGCCTGTAGGCATTATAACAAACAGAGATTTTCTGCCTGCAAAGATGCCCAGATGGATAAGGCAGTTTGCCGATCCTAAAGAGGTTGAAGAATACAGGCTCAATCCAAAGCCGGATGAATTTAGGATGAACCAGCTTTCCTATATTTTGTCATTCAGAGCAGAGGACATAATGACTGCAAATCCGATCACTGTTGGTGCCTCAGAAGACGTCTCCGTTGCCGCCTTGTTGATGATAAGAAATGGCATAAGCGGGCTTCCAGTAGTAAGCAAGTCCAAGCTTGTGGGAATCATAACAAAATCCGACATAGTAAATGCTATTGCAAAACGTTAA
- a CDS encoding cupredoxin domain-containing protein, translating to MHLVKMLVFATAMLILAAHSNAVAERVPEWVKNTAMWYAEGKISETEFLNAIKFLLDNKIIVLEEQATKKKTSVANIVIPNGNSKVGNVGFYMPLNLEIERGTTVVWINDDNIEHTIVSQDDKGNVIPLFNSKALKTGERFTHKFDQGGVYHYFCTIHPWRVGMVTVS from the coding sequence TTGCATCTTGTCAAAATGCTTGTTTTTGCAACCGCAATGCTGATTCTTGCGGCTCATTCTAACGCTGTAGCTGAGCGTGTACCAGAGTGGGTAAAAAATACTGCAATGTGGTATGCTGAGGGCAAGATATCTGAAACGGAGTTTCTGAATGCAATAAAATTTCTTTTAGATAACAAAATCATAGTATTGGAGGAACAAGCAACCAAGAAAAAGACATCAGTTGCAAATATCGTCATACCAAATGGAAATTCCAAGGTAGGAAATGTCGGGTTTTACATGCCACTGAACCTTGAGATAGAAAGAGGAACAACTGTAGTCTGGATAAACGACGATAACATAGAGCATACGATAGTAAGCCAGGATGACAAAGGTAATGTAATACCACTGTTTAATAGCAAAGCGTTAAAGACAGGCGAGAGATTCACGCACAAGTTTGATCAAGGTGGAGTATACCATTACTTTTGTACAATACACCCATGGCGAGTTGGAATGGTCACAGTATCATAA
- a CDS encoding SDR family NAD(P)-dependent oxidoreductase: MRLKNKIAVITGASSDIGADMSKKFVDEGATVVMMGRNIASLEKARSALKNKESAVSMTCDITDNSQTLSVIEQVVDKYGRIDILINNAAKINDAIHFHEMKDSDIADLVNTNIVGTFNVTKAVIPKMLDNKSGCIINIGSISSERAIPKVHLAVYSATKAALSMFTKSIAVEYARKNIRCNCLNLGIINAGMIKPYLEDQQARKVLEERQPLHKIGEPADVSNAAVFLASDEAKWITGTILNIDGGKSASEG, translated from the coding sequence ATGAGATTGAAGAATAAGATAGCCGTCATAACTGGCGCTTCAAGTGACATAGGTGCAGATATGTCAAAAAAATTCGTTGATGAAGGTGCCACAGTTGTTATGATGGGACGCAACATCGCATCCTTGGAAAAGGCCCGCTCTGCATTAAAAAACAAGGAATCCGCAGTTTCCATGACATGCGATATTACTGATAACTCACAGACGCTGAGCGTGATAGAGCAGGTAGTTGACAAATACGGAAGAATAGATATTCTGATAAATAATGCGGCAAAAATCAACGATGCAATTCACTTTCATGAAATGAAGGACTCTGATATAGCAGATCTTGTCAATACAAATATTGTCGGTACATTTAACGTCACAAAAGCTGTCATACCAAAAATGCTGGATAACAAGAGCGGTTGCATTATAAATATAGGCTCTATATCAAGCGAGCGAGCAATACCAAAAGTACATCTTGCAGTGTATTCAGCTACGAAGGCGGCACTTTCTATGTTCACCAAATCAATAGCAGTAGAATACGCAAGAAAAAACATACGCTGTAACTGTCTTAACCTTGGAATAATCAACGCAGGCATGATAAAACCTTACCTTGAAGACCAGCAGGCACGCAAAGTACTAGAAGAAAGACAACCTCTTCACAAAATAGGTGAGCCTGCGGATGTCTCAAACGCAGCAGTTTTTCTTGCATCCGATGAAGCAAAATGGATTACGGGCACAATACTGAACATTGATGGCGGAAAATCGGCTTCAGAAGGGTAG
- a CDS encoding universal stress protein, translated as MGTIKRILVPIDGSDNSFRALDTAIILAKGLDAKIIGFYAVNVLPITEAQICDPLTFQMEERKYALSMLGKAKSDCQKEGVDFAEIVEFGSPADVILRFIKSKNNKIDLVVMGSRGRTAAREFFFGSVSNYILHKSPVPVLIVK; from the coding sequence ATGGGCACGATCAAAAGAATACTGGTTCCGATCGATGGTTCTGATAATTCGTTTCGTGCTCTAGATACCGCAATAATACTTGCAAAGGGTCTTGACGCAAAAATCATAGGCTTTTACGCAGTGAACGTGCTTCCAATAACTGAGGCACAAATATGTGATCCACTCACATTTCAGATGGAAGAAAGAAAATACGCGCTCAGCATGCTTGGTAAAGCAAAATCCGACTGTCAAAAAGAAGGAGTGGATTTTGCAGAAATTGTAGAGTTTGGCTCGCCAGCAGATGTTATTTTACGCTTTATCAAAAGTAAAAATAACAAAATTGACCTTGTCGTGATGGGTTCTCGCGGCAGAACTGCTGCAAGGGAGTTCTTCTTTGGAAGTGTTTCCAACTATATACTCCACAAGTCTCCAGTTCCAGTTTTAATAGTAAAGTAA
- a CDS encoding phosphoribosyltransferase, translated as MQYDYKNWDEIEKCVDLLVDKLFKYKGKFTSISTVSRGGLVPARLVADRLDIRRIVVDPEAIQSDSLFVDDIYDTGETFRRMIDRADDPEHLVYATLYARTGKNHPKQLIYAKLTKGNEYLVYPWDRFEHGKIDGTASI; from the coding sequence ATGCAATACGATTACAAAAATTGGGATGAGATAGAAAAATGTGTTGACTTGCTTGTGGATAAGCTATTCAAGTACAAAGGTAAATTTACTAGTATTTCAACGGTCAGCAGAGGCGGACTAGTTCCTGCAAGATTAGTAGCAGACAGGCTCGATATCAGGCGGATTGTTGTCGACCCAGAGGCAATCCAATCAGACTCGCTGTTTGTTGATGATATTTACGACACGGGAGAGACATTCAGAAGAATGATAGACAGAGCAGATGATCCTGAACATTTAGTGTATGCGACACTTTATGCAAGGACTGGAAAAAATCATCCAAAGCAACTCATATATGCAAAGTTAACAAAAGGCAACGAATACCTCGTTTATCCATGGGACAGATTCGAACACGGTAAAATAGACGGAACTGCAAGCATTTAG
- a CDS encoding cyclic nucleotide-binding/CBS domain-containing protein → MAPPLVNEIMKKNVISIDSSMTVQDAAKMMDDASIGAIVVLEKGIAVGIITERDIVRRIVSKGKPLSTNVKEVMSSPLIVINPDDSVWELAQLMKARKIHRVPAVKDNRLVGIVTTSDVVRLCSVGSDSEMTKITEQILLRMKPN, encoded by the coding sequence ATGGCCCCGCCACTAGTTAATGAAATCATGAAAAAGAACGTAATCTCAATTGACTCGTCTATGACTGTCCAGGATGCCGCCAAAATGATGGATGATGCTTCGATTGGTGCCATTGTTGTACTTGAAAAAGGCATTGCCGTAGGTATAATCACTGAACGTGATATTGTAAGGAGAATTGTTTCTAAAGGAAAACCACTTTCGACTAACGTAAAAGAAGTAATGTCATCACCGCTCATAGTAATAAACCCAGATGATTCTGTATGGGAACTTGCACAACTTATGAAGGCAAGAAAAATTCACCGAGTTCCTGCAGTAAAGGACAACAGGTTAGTAGGAATTGTCACTACCTCAGATGTTGTAAGGCTGTGCAGTGTGGGCTCTGATTCTGAGATGACCAAAATAACAGAGCAGATTCTACTACGAATGAAACCAAACTAA
- a CDS encoding pyridoxamine 5'-phosphate oxidase family protein gives MVLIPEKIKQLIRKEKAFVVGTADKMGMPNVSPRTTFFLAPDGTIYWLELFKHKTYRNFQTNPWCSITVFDKKRLGGYQIKGKVQVVIDKKTRADITARIIDRLTREHRQRILKENKNPHLVKFVPKIFYSLNPNELSDSPLGLEATEESLNAANMQW, from the coding sequence ATGGTTCTAATCCCAGAGAAGATAAAGCAGCTGATCCGGAAAGAAAAGGCATTCGTAGTGGGGACTGCTGACAAGATGGGAATGCCGAATGTATCTCCAAGAACAACCTTCTTTTTGGCACCTGATGGTACTATATACTGGCTTGAGCTTTTCAAACATAAAACATATCGGAACTTTCAAACAAATCCATGGTGTAGTATTACAGTGTTTGACAAAAAAAGACTTGGAGGTTACCAAATAAAAGGAAAGGTGCAAGTTGTAATCGACAAAAAAACAAGAGCTGACATAACTGCTAGAATAATCGACAGGCTCACAAGAGAGCACAGACAACGCATACTCAAAGAAAATAAAAATCCACACCTAGTCAAGTTTGTACCGAAAATATTCTATTCCTTGAATCCAAATGAACTTTCAGATTCTCCACTGGGACTTGAGGCCACAGAAGAATCTCTTAATGCGGCAAACATGCAGTGGTAA
- a CDS encoding universal stress protein, whose translation MVSGFSKILVCCDGSKYSEAALRRACDLAKKYSSQITLIHVVERTKKSDLLAGGEYTKILRKYAKSSLERAQKIARECGIEPKLVTKEGNIASEVIKFSKSDGTDLIVVGSKGLGAVLQFLLGSVSSKIANHSLCSVLIIK comes from the coding sequence ATGGTATCTGGTTTCTCCAAGATCCTTGTATGCTGTGACGGCTCCAAATATTCAGAAGCAGCGCTCAGACGTGCCTGCGATCTTGCAAAAAAATATTCTTCACAAATAACATTAATCCACGTGGTGGAAAGAACAAAAAAATCGGATCTTTTGGCGGGAGGAGAATACACGAAAATCTTGCGCAAATATGCAAAATCCTCACTCGAAAGGGCGCAAAAGATAGCAAGAGAATGTGGCATTGAGCCAAAATTAGTCACAAAAGAGGGCAATATAGCAAGCGAGGTAATAAAATTCTCCAAATCGGATGGAACGGATCTGATAGTGGTTGGAAGCAAGGGGCTTGGCGCTGTACTACAATTCCTTCTAGGCTCGGTATCATCAAAAATAGCAAACCATTCTCTATGTTCCGTTTTAATAATAAAATAA